A single genomic interval of Xyrauchen texanus isolate HMW12.3.18 chromosome 40, RBS_HiC_50CHRs, whole genome shotgun sequence harbors:
- the ghrhr2 gene encoding growth hormone releasing hormone receptor 2 produces MDIYHGFIIWILMVTFKGVRTIHPECSIVLHLQEKEAECRLKIQTSLMQFLFNSNDTDTGCLIEWDGVNCWPAVSVGESVSVSCPPPFLKSHEHIITRTCTIQGWSRQSVPYYTACFQDNSTEQEDTAGQRREFFATVKLMYTVGYGVSIGSLCIAVFIFCIFRKLLCTRTYIHLNLFSTFILRALAVFVKDAVLFADETVNHCTVSTILCKAAVAFFQYCVLANFCWLLVEGLYLHTLLVFTFALKRTFFWWYTLIGWGTPSVTVIIWTFLKHKYENQGCWDDLDSGYWWIIKIPILTSVLVNFLVFVNISRIIVVKTKTPESNGGDRQLYRRLAKSTLLLIPLFGVHYIVFALFPEHVGLEARLFFELVLGSFQGFVVALLYCFLNSEVQNEISKVIAKYKSRTENSTFQMATQDFTA; encoded by the exons ATGGATATTTATCATGGTTTCATTATTTGGATTCTTATGGTTACATTTAAAGGG GTGAGGACAATTCATCCAGAATGTTCTATAGTACTGCATCTACAAGAAAAAGAAGCTGAATGTCGGCTCAAAATACAAACCAGTTTAATGCAGTTTTTGTTCAACTCTAATGATACTGATACAG GTTGTCTTATTGAGTGGGATGGTGTGAACTGCTGGCCTGCAGTCAGTGTTGGAGAGAGTGTCTCCGTGTCTTGCCCACCTCCTTTCCTGAAGTCCCatg AGCACATCATCACCCGCACCTGCACTATTCAGGGCTGGAGCAGACAGAGTGTGCCTTATTACACTGCCTGCTTTCAAGACAACAGCACAGAACAGGAAGACACTGCTGGACAAAGA CGAGAGTTTTTCGCCACGGTAAAGTTGATGTACACAGTTGGCTATGGAGTGTCCATTGGCTCTCTCTGCATTGCAGTCTTCATCTTCTGTATCTTTAG GAAGCTGTTGTGTACACGGACCTACATCCACCTCAACCTCTTCTCTACATTTATCCTGAGAGCTCTGGCTGTATTTGTAAAAGATGCTGTGTTATTCGCAGATGAGACTGTCAATCACTGTACCGTCTCTACG ATTTTATGTAAGGCTGCAGTGGCATTCTTCCAGTACTGCGTGCTAGCAAATTTCTGTTGGCTACTGGTGGAGGGACTTTATCTTCACACACTGCTAGTTTTCACCTTTGCCCTCAAGAGGACATTCTTCTGGTGGTATACTCTTATTGGCTGGG GAACTCCATCTGTCACAGTAATCATCTGGACTTTCCTGAAACATAAATATGAAAATCAGGG GTGCTGGGATGACTTGGACAGTGGCTACTGGTGGATAATCAAAATTCCCATTCTGACTTCTGTATTG GTGAATTTTTTGGTGTTTGTTAATATAAGCAGGATTATTGTTGTGAAGACAAAAACCCCAGAATCAAATGGAGGAGACAGGCAACTTTACAG ACGACTGGCTAAGTCAACTCTTCTGCTCATCCCTCTTTTCGGAGTTCACTACATTGTGTTTGCACTGTTTCCCGAGCATGTGGGTCTGGAGGCGAGGCTCTTCTTTGAACTTGTGCTAGGCTCCTTCCAG GGATTCGTTGTGGCATTGTTATACTGCTTTTTGAACAGTGAG GTTCAGA